In one window of Deferribacterota bacterium DNA:
- the cimA gene encoding citramalate synthase: MLSSSKKVIIYDTTLRDGTQGEDVNFTVQDKLRIAHKLFDFGIDYIEGGWPGSNPRDEEFFKNIQNYPSLLERIAAFSSTKRPGKKCREDNILQALLKANVPNLTIFGKSWDLHVEKALRISLEENLELIFDTIKYLKSKGKTVFYDAEHFFDGYKKNSDYAMKTIDVAMQAGADCLILCDTNGGVMPDEIIDIIEKVKAFTKEYPLGIHCHNDSETAVASTCLAVKHGISHVQGTINGYGERCGNANLCSVIPNLELKYGYECVGRDNLKKLKGISRYVNELGNIRHNTHQPYVGNSAFAHKGGIHVSAILKDPTTYEHIDPKLVGNSQRVLLSDLSGKSNLIYKARDFGIDVDSKDPKITNLVDKLKDLENKGFQYEGAEASFELLIRKTLGDFRRFFDLLSFRVLDEKRSAIEPPFTEATVMLMVAGEIEHTAGVGNGPVNALDNALRKALEKFYPQIKTVTLVDYKVRILTSRDGTGALTRVLVESSDGKDMWGTVGVSRNIIDASYQALIDSIDYKLFKDAYK, translated from the coding sequence ATGTTGAGTAGTTCAAAAAAGGTTATAATCTATGATACTACCTTGCGGGATGGCACACAAGGGGAAGATGTCAATTTCACAGTACAAGATAAGTTAAGGATTGCTCATAAGTTGTTTGATTTTGGTATTGATTATATTGAGGGTGGTTGGCCAGGCTCTAATCCAAGGGATGAGGAATTTTTCAAAAATATACAAAATTATCCTTCCTTATTAGAGAGAATTGCTGCATTTAGTAGTACTAAAAGACCTGGCAAGAAATGTAGAGAGGATAATATATTGCAGGCGCTTTTAAAGGCAAATGTTCCTAATTTGACAATATTTGGTAAATCATGGGATTTACATGTTGAAAAAGCACTAAGGATTTCCTTAGAAGAGAATCTAGAATTAATATTTGATACAATTAAATATTTAAAAAGTAAGGGTAAAACTGTTTTCTATGATGCAGAGCATTTTTTTGATGGATATAAAAAAAACAGTGATTATGCAATGAAAACAATAGATGTTGCAATGCAGGCAGGTGCTGATTGCTTAATTTTATGCGATACAAATGGCGGTGTTATGCCTGATGAGATTATAGATATAATAGAAAAAGTGAAAGCTTTTACAAAGGAATATCCACTAGGTATCCATTGTCATAATGACAGTGAAACTGCAGTTGCAAGTACATGTTTAGCTGTTAAACATGGTATAAGCCATGTTCAAGGAACAATAAATGGATATGGAGAAAGATGTGGTAATGCCAATCTTTGTTCAGTTATACCAAATCTTGAATTGAAATATGGCTATGAATGTGTTGGTAGGGACAATCTAAAGAAATTAAAGGGTATATCTCGTTATGTCAACGAGTTAGGTAATATAAGACATAATACGCACCAACCCTATGTGGGGAATTCTGCTTTTGCACATAAGGGTGGTATACATGTTAGTGCTATTTTGAAGGATCCCACAACTTATGAGCATATAGATCCTAAGCTAGTTGGTAATTCACAAAGGGTTTTATTGTCTGACTTGTCTGGCAAAAGTAATCTTATTTATAAAGCTAGGGATTTTGGTATTGATGTTGATAGTAAAGATCCTAAGATTACAAATCTGGTAGATAAACTTAAAGATTTAGAAAATAAGGGATTTCAATATGAAGGCGCAGAAGCCTCATTTGAACTGTTAATACGAAAGACCTTAGGTGATTTTAGGAGATTTTTTGATCTACTTTCCTTCCGTGTTTTAGATGAAAAAAGAAGTGCTATTGAACCTCCTTTCACTGAGGCAACTGTTATGTTAATGGTAGCAGGAGAGATAGAGCACACTGCTGGTGTTGGTAATGGACCCGTTAATGCGCTAGATAATGCACTACGTAAAGCATTGGAGAAATTCTATCCACAGATAAAGACAGTAACTTTAGTAGACTATAAAGTTAGAATACTAACAAGTAGAGATGGTACTGGGGCTTTAACGAGGGTTTTAGTTGAAAGTAGCGATGGTAAGGATATGTGGGGAACTGTTGGGGTGTCAAGAAATATAATTGATGCAAGCTATCAAGCACTTATCGATTCAATTGACTATAAACTTTTTAAAGATGCTTATAAATAG